The Papio anubis isolate 15944 unplaced genomic scaffold, Panubis1.0 scaffold667, whole genome shotgun sequence DNA window tctctacaaaaatacaaaaaattagccaggcgtggtggcagatgcctgaaatccctgctactggggaggctgagtcaggagaatcgctagaaccccagagatggaggttgcggtgagccaagatcacgccactgcactctagcctgggcaacagagggagagtccatctcaaaaaaaaaaaaaaccacaaaaggccgggcgcagtggctcatgcctataatcccagcactttgggaggccaaggcgggtggatcatgaggtcaggagatggagaccatcctggttaacatagtgaaaccccatctctactaaaaatacaaaaaattagctgggcgtggtggcgggtgcctgtagtcccagctactccggaggctgaggcaggagaatggcatgaactcgggaggcagagcttgaagtgagctaagatcgcgccactgcactccagcgtgggcgacagagtgagactccatctcaaaaatagtaataataataataataataataaaacatcacagaaaagacaggaaggaaacaCAACCCACAAACGACAGGGTTACCAGCAATTCTCTTTAATGCTCTTTTCCTTCTAAAAGCTTTTGCAAAGTCCAGTTTATTTTTACAGTAAATAGattatcttttaagaaaatgcACTATCTAGCAAGATTGTAGCAAAGTGTGTTTATGCAAACAGGTGGTGCAGAGACAGAGGGGCGGACCTTGTGGGCAGCCTGAGGCCCGTCCCAGCTCATGGGCCAGGCACAGACGGGAGCACCTCAGTGTTTTCAGCCAAGAGAACACAAGTCTCAGGATCCATGTGGCTCCCTCAGGCCCTGGACCCAGGCAGGCAGGACAGCCTTGACCATGGGGCAGGGGACATCTCAGTATCTTGTCTGCACCTGCACTACCTGCGTGGCACCTGGCCCTCAGACACCGGCATGGCAGCTCCACGGGCCAGGCCCACTGTCCAGTTGCTCCTGCCCTGGAGTTGGGACCATGGGGAGGGAGAGTGCAGAAATAGCTGAGTGTCcggaggaggggctgggctgcGGGCATTGCTGGTTCAGACTGGTGCTCTCCACCTGGCTGTGAGGCAGAGGGAAGCAGTGGCCGGAAGAATCCTGCAGAAGTTCCAGAACTTAGGAGCCGGCTGAGGACGGCTTCCCCCTAAAACACCTCGGCTGCCTCGGCCACCCAGCACCTGCCAGAAATGCCGGCAGAGGCCGAGGCCACTACAGAAGAGCAAGTGCCCCAGTGCCCGCCTCCTGGCCAGCCCCACGGGGCAGCATCCACGTGTGGCCAGGCTAGTGCAGCGCCGGCAGGATGGGGACCAAGGAGACGCCAGCCCCATGGGTCCCGCAGAGACCTGCCCATGCAGTGACCAACATCCAAGGACACAGGTGACCCCAAGAAGCGGGAGCGGCACCTCACCTAGAGCTTAGAAGAGAAGGATGCGAAATCCGCCAGCCCTTTGACATCGTTTGGGAACGTCAACCATGCCCCACCATCGGCCACCAGCACAGCCCCCGTCACGTAGGAAGCCAGAGGGCTGGCCAGGTAGAGCACGCTGTGGGCAATCTCGGTCTTGTTCCCTAGCCTCTGCAGCGGGCTCGCAGTGACCTTGGTGCTCAGGCCGGCCTGGGGGCCACCTGGAGGGCAGCAGAAGGTTTAGGCCCCATGGGTCCCAAGACCCAgcaccctcccctctcccccagctCATTCCCTGAGAGGCATCTGGGAACAGCAAGGGCACAGTCAGTGTCCCCAAGGCCTAGCATGGAGCAGGATCAGGCCAGGCACCGAACATAGTTGCCACCATGGAATCAGCacagggcttttcttttttttttgagatggagtcttgctctgtcgcccaggctggagcacagtggcgcgatctccactcactgcaagctccgcctcccgggttcatgccattctcctgcctcagcctccctagtagctgggactacaggcgcccgcctttgcgcctggctaatttttgtatttttagtagagacggggtttcactgtgttagccaggatagtctcgatctcctgacctcgtgatccgcccgtctcggcctcccaaagtgctgggattacaggcgtgagggcTTTTCAACATAACCCCTGCCAAGGTTCTGGAAGCTTCCGTGGGTACCCTGTGCCCCAGGGGAGGATCTGTGGGAGGCCTGGGCTCCCTGAGAGCCGTACCCAGTCGCCGGAGCCCCTCCGTACCACTGATGGGGCCAGGGGCGAGGCTGTTGACACGGATGTTCTGGGGACCCCACTCCACAGCCAAGTGCCGTGTCATCGCGTCTGCACGGGAGAAAGTTGGATATGAAGGGGCCGCTCTGCTCTCTGCAGGGGTCAGGGCCAAGGCCAGGCCTCACTGTCTGAAGCTGGGCTCAGCTTCACGTGGAGACTGCTGGCTTCCTGGGATGGAAGCAGAGGGCCCAGTGGGAACCCAGGTGGGCAGACCTGGGCAGGGGGGTCATACCCACAGCAGCCTTGGCAGAGCCTGCATGCACCTGGAGCGCCTGCCCCCGGTTCCCCAGGGTGGCAGTGATGTTCACGATCACCCCTCCATGGTCCTGCAACACACAAGGCCTGAGGCAGTGAGTGGGCGGCCATAAGGGGGAGGCGGCGGGGCGGTGGGCGGGCGGCGGTAAGGGGGAGGCCGCGGGGCGGTGGGCGGGCGGCCCTAAGGGGGAGGCCGCGGGGCAGTGGATGGCGGTCATAAGGTGGAGGCCCCCGCCAGGAGGATGCCCACCCGGAAGAACTTCTCATAGAGCACGCGAGAGACATTGAAGGTGCCGCCGGTGTCGATGTCCATCACGGTCTTGAAGGCGTTGAAGGACAAGGCGCCAGCGGGGCACAGGAAGTTCCCAGCCGCACCTGCAGAGTGGGAGACCGCAGGAGCTGCTGGAGCCTGGGGAGAGGGATACCAGGTGGGCGTGGCCAGGTAGGTGGAGGGGAGGGTGCAGGAGGGAGCCCAGATGCCCTGTGGCATAGGGAGGAGACCCATGCCCTAGGATAAATTCCAAAATGACCGGAGCAAGATGGGTGTCCTGGCTGCACTACGTCCCCGAGAAGAGACACGCTGAAGCCCTCCTGACCCCATATCTGTGACTGTGGCCTTGTTTGGAAATGGGG harbors:
- the DECR2 gene encoding peroxisomal 2,4-dienoyl-CoA reductase isoform X2, whose protein sequence is MAQPPPDVEGDDCLPAYRHLFCPDLLRDKVAFITGGGSGIGFRIAEIFMRHGCHTVIASRSLPRVLMAARKLAGATGRRCLPLCMDVRAPPAVMAAVDQALKEFGRIDILINCAAGNFLCPAGALSFNAFKTVMDIDTGGTFNVSRVLYEKFFRDHGGVIVNITATLGNRGQALQVHAGSAKAAVDAMTRHLAVEWGPQNIRVNSLAPGPISGGPQAGLSTKVTASPLQRLGNKTEIAHSVLYLASPLASYVTGAVLVADGGAWLTFPNDVKGLADFASFSSKL
- the DECR2 gene encoding peroxisomal 2,4-dienoyl-CoA reductase isoform X1, which codes for MAQPPPDVEGDDCLPAYRHLFCPDLLRDKVAFITGGGSGIGFRIAEIFMRHGCHTVIASRSLPRVLMAARKLAGATGRRCLPLCMDVRAPPAVMAAVDQALKEFGRIDILINCAAGNFLCPAGALSFNAFKTVMDIDTGGTFNVSRVLYEKFFRDHGGVIVNITATLGNRGQALQVHAGSAKAAVDAMTRHLAVEWGPQNIRVNSLAPGPISGTEGLRRLGGPQAGLSTKVTASPLQRLGNKTEIAHSVLYLASPLASYVTGAVLVADGGAWLTFPNDVKGLADFASFSSKL
- the DECR2 gene encoding peroxisomal 2,4-dienoyl-CoA reductase (The RefSeq protein has 1 frameshift compared to this genomic sequence); translated protein: METILANTGSSNGAYSFTLRDKVAFITGGGSGIGFRIAEIFMRHGCHTVIASRSLPRVLMAARKLAGATGRRCLPLCMDVRAPPAVMAAVDQALKEFGRIDILINCAAGNFLCPAGALSFNAFKTVMDIDTGGTFNVSRVLYEKFFRDHGGVIVNITATLGNRGQALQVHAGSAKAAVDAMTRHLAVEWGPQNIRVNSLAPGPISGTEGLRRLGGPQAGLSTKVTASPLQRLGNKTEIAHSVLYLASPLASYVTGAVLVADGGAWLTFPNDVKGLADFASFSSKL